From a region of the Pseudoclavibacter endophyticus genome:
- a CDS encoding DUF3159 domain-containing protein yields MTAEPDDRARSAADAARASALGRVVEGGLGGRSLLAAMGGVRGIVEAVVPGLAFLVLFTFTGDLWWSVGVPAALGVVFIVARLIARQTAMPAIAGLLGAVISGFLAIRSGDGIDYYLTGFWTNGAYGAAFLVSVVVGWPLIGVLAGLLFNAGGRWRANARLKRWMTLVTLGWVVFFALRLAVQLPLYFAGNVEALGVTRLVMGTPMYGVLLVVTALFARGAFRAAGFGDGDAERGAVEASRRADGG; encoded by the coding sequence GTGACGGCTGAGCCGGACGACCGCGCGCGATCGGCCGCCGACGCTGCGCGAGCGAGCGCACTCGGCCGCGTGGTCGAGGGCGGCCTCGGGGGTCGATCGCTCCTGGCCGCGATGGGCGGGGTGCGCGGCATCGTCGAAGCGGTTGTACCGGGTCTCGCCTTCCTCGTGCTCTTCACGTTCACGGGCGACCTGTGGTGGTCGGTCGGCGTCCCTGCGGCGCTCGGCGTCGTCTTCATCGTGGCGCGACTCATCGCGAGGCAGACCGCCATGCCAGCCATCGCCGGTCTCCTCGGCGCCGTCATCTCAGGATTTCTCGCCATCCGCAGCGGCGACGGCATCGACTACTACCTCACGGGGTTCTGGACGAACGGCGCGTACGGGGCGGCGTTCCTCGTGTCCGTCGTGGTCGGCTGGCCGCTCATCGGCGTCCTCGCTGGACTGCTGTTCAATGCGGGCGGGCGTTGGCGCGCCAACGCCAGGCTGAAGCGGTGGATGACGCTCGTGACGCTCGGGTGGGTCGTGTTCTTCGCGCTGCGGCTCGCCGTGCAGTTGCCGCTCTACTTCGCGGGCAACGTTGAAGCGCTCGGCGTCACTCGACTCGTCATGGGCACCCCCATGTACGGCGTGCTGCTCGTCGTGACGGCGCTGTTCGCCCGCGGCGCGTTCCGGGCGGCTGGCTTCGGCGACGGCGACGCGGAGCGCGGCGCCGTGGAGGCCTCCCGACGAGCTGACGGCGGCTGA
- a CDS encoding DUF3710 domain-containing protein has translation MGLLDFLRRDDDTPRQKADRLVADDDLDSDVVADEGDDDDDERFDDKSAPDDREERGPFDVTEANPAKRYVDLGAIRVPARTGLGLRLEVEERTKRLVAVALDYQGSTMQVQAFAAPRSSGLWHPIRRQLVEQVEKQGGQAEEVEAALGTVLDTKLPVAKGASGGVGHRSARFIGVDGPRWFLRGVLTGEALRDEAARDAMEELFRSIVVVRGDEAMPPRELLPLVVPKAMAEHMADAKQPRAAQTAKVAGTVDSGGASSPSPDSKRAEGRSSKRRDG, from the coding sequence ATGGGGCTGCTTGATTTCTTGCGCCGCGACGACGATACGCCGCGACAGAAGGCCGATCGGCTCGTCGCCGACGACGACCTCGACTCCGACGTCGTCGCTGACGAGGGCGATGACGATGATGACGAACGCTTCGACGACAAGTCTGCGCCCGACGATCGCGAGGAGCGCGGCCCGTTCGACGTGACCGAGGCGAATCCGGCCAAGCGCTACGTCGACCTCGGGGCCATCCGCGTGCCGGCTCGCACCGGTCTCGGCCTCCGGCTCGAGGTCGAGGAGCGCACAAAGCGCCTCGTCGCCGTCGCTCTCGACTATCAGGGATCCACCATGCAGGTGCAGGCGTTCGCCGCCCCGCGGTCGTCGGGACTCTGGCACCCCATCCGTCGTCAGCTCGTGGAGCAGGTCGAGAAACAGGGCGGCCAGGCCGAAGAGGTCGAGGCGGCCCTCGGGACCGTGCTCGACACGAAGCTGCCGGTCGCCAAGGGGGCGTCGGGGGGAGTGGGGCACCGATCGGCCCGGTTCATCGGTGTCGACGGCCCGCGCTGGTTCCTCCGGGGCGTGCTCACGGGCGAGGCCCTCCGCGACGAAGCCGCGCGCGACGCGATGGAAGAGCTCTTCCGCAGCATCGTGGTCGTTCGGGGTGACGAGGCCATGCCGCCGCGCGAGCTCCTCCCGCTCGTCGTTCCGAAGGCCATGGCCGAGCACATGGCCGACGCCAAGCAGCCCCGGGCCGCACAGACCGCGAAGGTGGCCGGCACGGTCGACTCCGGTGGGGCATCCAGCCCCTCACCCGACTCGAAGCGCGCCGAGGGGCGCTCGTCGAAGCGCCGTGACGGCTGA